The Planktothrix agardhii NIES-204 genomic interval ATAGATTTCTTCTCCTCCTGGTTCGTGGAGAGGAACATTTGCTAAATGTTTTCTAACTGCATCGGAACGAATATGAATAGCATTTAATTGTTTAGATAGTTGGCGGGCGGTGGTGCTTTTTCCTGACCCCGATAACCCCGACATCATCACGATTCCTCCTGAAGATTTGCGGGTATATTGCCAAGCTAATTTATAATATTGACTGGCTTCTTGTTTGGCTATTTCTTTTTGTTTTTCAGTAATAGCTGAATCATCTAATATTAAGGAATTAATTTTGGCTCTAACATAGGCTTGACGGGTTAAATAAAAGGGTAATAATTGTAATCCTTCCCAGTCTCCAGTGTTTTCAATATAAGTATTTAAAAACTTATTTCCTAAATCATTCCTTCCTCGTCCTTCTAAGTCCATAACTACAAAAGCTACATCATAAATCACATCTACAAACCGAAATTCTTGATTGAATTCAATCCGATCAAATAGTAATATTTTGTCTTGATAAATACAGATATTTTTTAAATGTAAATCTCCATGACATTCTCGAATAAATCGGTTTTTAATCCGACTCTTAAAAATAGCTTCATGGGTTTCAAAAAAGCTGTCTGTATATTGTTTGGTTTGTTCATATTGTTCTTGAGTTTGACAACAACCAATATATTTTTCTGTTTTTAGATAGTTTCCATCAATAGCATGACGAATTTGAGCAATTTCTCCAAATTTTAAAATATGCTCATTGCTGGGACAATTGAGATGAAACTTAGCCACAACATTTCCTAAAGTTTCCATTTCCTGCTTAGTTAATTTATCTTGATTAAATAAATTAATAAATAAATTTTCTTGGGGGAATTGGCGCATTTTTAAGCTATATTCAATGGCATGATTTTGATTTTCCCCAAATTGAAAGCGATCGCCTATTTCTATTATTGGTAAAACCTCTAAATACAATTCCGGTGCTTGTTGCTGGTTCATTTGTAATTCTTGTTCACAAAAATATCGTCGTTTCTCTAAAGTTGAATAATCTAAAAATCCAAAGTCAACTATTTTTTTTATTTTATAAGCATATTCTCCCGTTAATAATATAAATGAAATATGAGTTTGTAAAAGTTCAATGGGTTCCTGTACCGGATGGGGATAAAAATCCGGTTCTAACATTTGTTGAATTAGCAGAGGAAGTTCAGAGTCAGTCATATTAAAAAAAGATCAAAATGAATTGAATTTTGCGAAAGAAACGGTAATCAGTTGGGTATTATTTTTATTATCTCACCGAAAAAAGCAAATTCTCATAATTTGAAAATAAAAGTTACAGAAAATTTGCTATGATCAACGATAGAATTGTTCAAACCGTTTTACAGAAATAGTCAATGACAGAACCCAAATCCTTTAATGTCTTTGGTGTTGGAAATGCCCTCCTCGATATTTTGGCATTAGTTGAGGATAATTTTATTCAAAGCCATGACCTCAACCGAGGTGCTATGACCCTGATGGATACGGTCAAACAGGGGAAATTATTGCAACAATTAGAAAACAATTCTCTAGAATTACGTTGTGGGGGCTCTGCTGCTAATACTATGATTGCGATCGCCCAAAGTGGCGGTACGGGAATTTATTCGGGTAAAGTTAGTACGGACACCAATGGCGAATTTTATCAACAGGATATGGTCGCCGCTGGAATTGGGTTTGAAATTGAACCCGCCGAGAGTAGCCAAGGGCCAACGGGAACCTGTTTAGTATTAACAACTCCCGACGCAGAACGTACTATGTGTACTAATTTGGGGGTTTCCACAACCTTATCGGTGACGGATATTAATCTTGAGCATTTGGGTCAGTGTGAATACAGTTATATTGAGGGCTATTTGTGGGATGCACCCGAACCCCGTAAGGCTAGTATTGAAACGATGGAACATTCCAAACGCCTAGGGGTAAAAGTGGCGTTTACCTTTTCCGATATGTTTTTAGTGGGACGGTTTGGGGATGATTTTCGCAGTGTTTTAACTGAATATTGTGATGTCTTGTTTTGTAATGCGGATGAGGTGCGCCACTTCTGCGGTAGCGAAGATTTAGAGGTTTGCGCCCGTCAGTTAGGAGAAAAGGTAAATTTTGTTTTTATTACTAATAGTGATAAGGGCTGTTTAGTAGTGGAAAACCAAACCCTAATTCATGTTCACGGTTTCCCGGTTAAACCCGTGGATACTGTTGGGGCGGGGGATGCCTTTGCAGGTGGGGTATTATACGGACTTACCAACGGTTTAACCACTACCCAAGCCGCCCGTTGGGGAAACTATCTCGGTTCCCAAATTGTTCAAATTCATGGCCCCCGCTTACCCGGATCTCAACGGGATAAATTAAAGGAAATTATTAGTTAGGGTCTGGGGTGAGGGTTCGGGTTTCGGGGTTATTAGCAAGGGAGGACGCTCTCATTGCTCTTTGCAAACTGCTCCCCCTGCTTCCCCCTACTCCCTAAAATTAAGCCTCGACGTCCCCTTCCTCACCCCGCTCAGGATGAATAATACTAACAACCACTTGTTCGCCATCACCGGTGGGTTTAACTCCATCAGGTAATGTGAGTTCTCTAATGTGTAGGGCTTGACCTTGATGTAATTCTGTGACATCGACATCAATACGGGCCGGAATATTACCCGGTTCGCACTCAATTTCCAATTCAGAGAGGACGACATCTAACAGACCGCCTTCCATTTTGACCCCGACGGGTTCGCCGACGAAATGCAGACGAACAGAAACGGTTAAACTGTCTTGTTGAGCCACGGAAAAGAAGCTCAGGTGATAGGGAAATCCCTTCCAAGAATGTTTTTGCACTTCTCTGAGTAGGGTTTTACCACTCCAAGAGATATCAGGAATATTCAGTTGAATTAGAGCCTGGTTAACAACGTTCTTTTTGAGTAGGTTTTCTACGGTTTTCGCCGGAATGGTAATGCTAATGGATTCTGCCCCTTGATGGCCATACAGCACCGCCGGAATTAATCCTTGACGACGCAAAGCATTGGGTTTAGAGCCTTCTGGTCGTTTTTGACCTTCAATCGTGATTTCCATGAGGTTTCTTTTACTTAGGGTAAAACGCTTAAAAATTTTTAGCCAAACTGTCATTATACCAAAATCTAGCCAAATCGCCATAAAAAATCAGCCAGTGTTTAATTGATTTCTAGGCTTTACCAGGGAATAGCCAATTATCGCTGATCCGTCACTCTAACCCTTGAAGGGAAAACCTTGATTTTTATTGGTCTGAAAGGTTTTAACTTCGTTGAAATACCCCAAAATGACAAAAGAGGGGTAAATCTAGGCGAGGCGTGCGACTTTCAGCGCACCCCAGTTTCCAATACTTATCAACAAATTTCATAACATATCAAAAACTCCACAATTTTTTTAACTACTAAGTAGCCAATGATAAAGGTAGAATGGTAGACTTGCCAAATATTCCACTAGGAATTTGCAATTTTAAATCTTTTGATGTTAGAGGAACTTCAAATATAATAGTTATCCTTTTTTGTAATCCTGGTTGAATCTCTGTTAGAATAAATTCTGCTGTTTCATCCCCTGACATAGTTAAAGCTGTTCCTGCTTCTGAAGACGTGCTAAATTGACGATCTTCATGATCAATTAAAGTTATCATTGAAACTGATATAGTCCGAGTTTTTTTACTATCATTACGAACTATTAAGCGAATAATTATAAACTCTCCACCAGCACTATTATGATTGCCTAATACCCCAGAAATAGTTCGTTTTTTTTCAACCTGATCAACAATATGAATAGTTTCATCAACTAAAGCTGCTGCAACTAGCTTACCTTTATACTGAACTCTGACTAAATTGGGAAGTTGTGCAATTAATTTTTCTTTTTCCGCTTCTTTTTCTTTTTTAAGCCTTTCGTTTTGAATTTCTTGCTGTTTTCTTAATTCTTTTTCCCTTTGTTGTTCTAATTTTAACTGTTCTAATTTTAGTTGTTCTTCCTTTTCTTTTTCAAGATTTCTCTGCATTAAATCGGCTTCATACTCAGCAATTTTAACTTGAGATTCTGCATAAGATTGTGTTCCTTCCGGTACTTGCCTTAAAGACATTAAAGCTGGAGATAGCATTCCTGTTTCTCCTAATTTTAATCCAGCCTGTAAGAACTGATGGGCTATTTGTTCTTGTTGTTCTTTTTCTTTTACTTCTCTTTCAGCTTGCTTTTGTTTCAGAGCTTCTCCAAATTCATTAATTTTTTGTTGAGCTTCCTCATAAGCTTGTGTTCCTTCCGGTACTTGCCTTAAAGACATTAAAGCTGGAGATAGCATTCCTGTTTCTCCTAATTTTAATCCAGCCTGTAAAAACTGATGGGCTCTTTGTTCTTGTTGTTCTTTTTCTTTCTGTTTCAGAGCTTCTCCGAATTCATTAATTTTTTGTTGAGCTTCATCGTAAGCTTCTGAATTAGCTTGAATTGTCTTTAATCGAGATATAGCAGAATTAAAATTACCAGCACTTCCTTCTTCTGCTGCTTTCCAAAGTATCTGTCTGTCTAACTTATTTTGATATTCAGTTAGTTTATTTTGGATATCTTGATTAGATTGACAACCAGGTAATACTGATACAGTTTTTAGTTCTTTGATTGCAGCTTCAAAGTTATCAATGGAAGCATGGTTTAAAGCTCTTTCAAGAGATTCATTAATTAAAGGATTTTCAAATTCCTTAACTTTTTGAGCTATACCTAAAGCTTTAGAACGATTATATTGATCAATTTTATCCATTATAGATAAACATTCAATTAAAGCTGCTATAACTGGAATGATTGTTAAAGATTCATCAATGGCTGTAGTAATCATTACTACTACTGTATAAACTGCTCCTATAGCATAATCACCTAAATAGTAGCGATGAGCGCCTAGAAAACCGAATATTACACCTAATGTAAATCCTACTCTTTTGCGTTTTCTTACCTTTTTGATTGATTTTTGAAACATGAGCCTTTGAGGTTCATTCATTTCTTGAATTAACTCAAATTCCCCTAAATTATCTGGTGAATTAAACTGACGAATTAGAGATTTTATCTTATGATTAACAAATTCCATAGTTTTACCCTAACAATGAAATAATTTAGATATTAAGCGAGTTCTAGGATTATTTTACCTAGTCATAAAACATAATATCATTAGCGAACTCAAAAAGCAAGGAATAAAACTCCTCCCCTGGGTAAGGGGAGGACTAGGGTGGGGTCTAAACTAAACTATGATCGGGTTGATAGGATGTAATTGTCTTCATATATTGGGCGCGTTCATAAGCTGATTGATCTTCACAATTGAGTTGGGACATAGAACCTTGCATCTGTTTAATAGAATGATATTCGTGTTCTTCCATCCAGTGTTTCATATCCTCCTCCATGACTTTAATATAATTAAAACCATGACGTAATAAGGTAGAACAAACTTGAGTAATTTTTGCCCCCGCCATTAACACTTTAATTGCATCATGACCCCGTTGAACCCCACTGGTACAGGCTAAATCCGCATTAATTCGACCATATAAAATCGCAATCCAACGCATAGGTAAACGCAGGTCATGGGGACTACTTAAAATTGTTCCAGGTTCAACAATCAATTCTTCGGGATTAATATCCGGTTGCAGGAAGCGATTAAATAATACTAAACCATCGGCCCCCGCATCGCAACATTGTTTCGCCATATTCGCCATATTGCTGAAATAGGGACTCAGTTTTAAAGCCAGAGGAATAGTAACTTCTGCCTTAACATCTCTAATGGTATTGAGATAGTTTTGTTCGATTTGTTCTCCTGTTAAATTAATGTCCGTTGGTACATAATAAATATTCAATTCCAGAGCATTCGCCCCCGCCTGTTGCATCAGTTGAGCATATTCCACCCAACCCCCAGGAGAAAAACCATTTAAACTAGCAATAATCGGGATATTTGTTGATTCTCTAGCCTGACGAATATGTTCTAAATAAAGTTCTGGCCCAACGTGGTATTCATCGGGTTCGGGAAAATAACTTAATGCTTCTGCAAAGCTATTTGTTCCGTATTCTAAATGATGATGCAGTTCAAATTTATCTCGCAGTAATTGTTCCTCAAATAAGGAATGTAAAACCACCGCCGCCGCCCCCGCATCTTCTAAACGTTTAATATTATCAATATCTTCAGATAACGGTGCAGCAGCAGAAGGAACAATCGGAGTTCGTAAATTTAATCCTAGATAAGTTGTGGTTAAATCCATTGTTTTTAGTCCTAGGTTTTAGATGATTAATAATGATTGGTTTTGCGAGGAGATCAGACCCCCTAAATCCCCCTTACTAAGGGGGACTTTGATTTTCCGGTTCCCCCCTCAAAAAAAGGGACTTTGAACATCCGGTTCCCCCCTTACCAATGGGGCTAGGGGGGTCTAGGGGCAAGTTAAGAAGGGTTTATACAGGTGTAGTTTCTGGAGGTTTACCTTCCGAAATTGGGGCTGATTTCCCTTCAGAATGACCGTTATTACCCTTAGTTTCTAATGGACGAGCGGCCATATATTCATACATTTTCCAACGGGTACTGACGTCTTCTTGGGCTTCTTTTAACAACCGTTTGGCATCAGCAGGTTTGCTCTTGGTCAACATTTTGAAACGGTTTTCCGCATACATAGACGCCTCAACGGTTTTCTTAGGTGATTTAGAATCCAAAATTAACGGGTTTTTGCCTGCTTCTTTCAAGTCTGGGTTATACCGATACAGTAACCAACGGCCACTTTCCACCAGATCTTTTTGATGGGTCATAGCCGTTGTCATATTAATCCCGT includes:
- the rplY gene encoding 50S ribosomal protein L25, with the protein product MAIWLDFGIMTVWLKIFKRFTLSKRNLMEITIEGQKRPEGSKPNALRRQGLIPAVLYGHQGAESISITIPAKTVENLLKKNVVNQALIQLNIPDISWSGKTLLREVQKHSWKGFPYHLSFFSVAQQDSLTVSVRLHFVGEPVGVKMEGGLLDVVLSELEIECEPGNIPARIDVDVTELHQGQALHIRELTLPDGVKPTGDGEQVVVSIIHPERGEEGDVEA
- the pyrD_2 gene encoding dihydroorotate dehydrogenase, which gives rise to MDLTTTYLGLNLRTPIVPSAAAPLSEDIDNIKRLEDAGAAAVVLHSLFEEQLLRDKFELHHHLEYGTNSFAEALSYFPEPDEYHVGPELYLEHIRQARESTNIPIIASLNGFSPGGWVEYAQLMQQAGANALELNIYYVPTDINLTGEQIEQNYLNTIRDVKAEVTIPLALKLSPYFSNMANMAKQCCDAGADGLVLFNRFLQPDINPEELIVEPGTILSSPHDLRLPMRWIAILYGRINADLACTSGVQRGHDAIKVLMAGAKITQVCSTLLRHGFNYIKVMEEDMKHWMEEHEYHSIKQMQGSMSQLNCEDQSAYERAQYMKTITSYQPDHSLV
- a CDS encoding serine/threonine protein kinase, whose amino-acid sequence is MEFVNHKIKSLIRQFNSPDNLGEFELIQEMNEPQRLMFQKSIKKVRKRKRVGFTLGVIFGFLGAHRYYLGDYAIGAVYTVVVMITTAIDESLTIIPVIAALIECLSIMDKIDQYNRSKALGIAQKVKEFENPLINESLERALNHASIDNFEAAIKELKTVSVLPGCQSNQDIQNKLTEYQNKLDRQILWKAAEEGSAGNFNSAISRLKTIQANSEAYDEAQQKINEFGEALKQKEKEQQEQRAHQFLQAGLKLGETGMLSPALMSLRQVPEGTQAYEEAQQKINEFGEALKQKQAEREVKEKEQQEQIAHQFLQAGLKLGETGMLSPALMSLRQVPEGTQSYAESQVKIAEYEADLMQRNLEKEKEEQLKLEQLKLEQQREKELRKQQEIQNERLKKEKEAEKEKLIAQLPNLVRVQYKGKLVAAALVDETIHIVDQVEKKRTISGVLGNHNSAGGEFIIIRLIVRNDSKKTRTISVSMITLIDHEDRQFSTSSEAGTALTMSGDETAEFILTEIQPGLQKRITIIFEVPLTSKDLKLQIPSGIFGKSTILPLSLAT
- a CDS encoding putative carbohydrate kinase, whose protein sequence is MTEPKSFNVFGVGNALLDILALVEDNFIQSHDLNRGAMTLMDTVKQGKLLQQLENNSLELRCGGSAANTMIAIAQSGGTGIYSGKVSTDTNGEFYQQDMVAAGIGFEIEPAESSQGPTGTCLVLTTPDAERTMCTNLGVSTTLSVTDINLEHLGQCEYSYIEGYLWDAPEPRKASIETMEHSKRLGVKVAFTFSDMFLVGRFGDDFRSVLTEYCDVLFCNADEVRHFCGSEDLEVCARQLGEKVNFVFITNSDKGCLVVENQTLIHVHGFPVKPVDTVGAGDAFAGGVLYGLTNGLTTTQAARWGNYLGSQIVQIHGPRLPGSQRDKLKEIIS